From the genome of Leishmania panamensis strain MHOM/PA/94/PSC-1 chromosome 4 sequence, one region includes:
- a CDS encoding 60S ribosomal protein L10, putative (TriTrypDB/GeneDB-style sysID: LpmP.04.0710), with protein sequence MARRPSRCYRFCKNKPYPKSRFCRGVPDPKIRNFDIGRRRATVDEFPVCIHVVSRELEQIASEALEAARIQANKYMVKRANKDVFHMRIRAHPFHVLRINKMLSCAGADRLQTGMRGAFGKPNGVCARVRIGQILLSMRTKEAYVPQAYEALRRAKMKFPGRQIIVTSKYWGFTNILRTEYEALRDAGKLEQRGIHCKMIVPKGKITMRNVMA encoded by the coding sequence ATGGCCCGCCGTCCATCCCGCTGCTACCGGTTCTGCAAGAACAAGCCGTACCCGAAGTCACGCTTCTGCCGCGGTGTGCCGGATCCGAAGATCCGCAACTTCGACATtggccgccgtcgcgccaCCGTCGATGAGTTCCCGGTGTGCATCCACGTCGTGTCCCGCGAGCTGGAGCAGATCGCGtccgaggcgctggaggcggccCGCATTCAGGCCAACAAGTACATGGTGAAGCGGGCCAACAAGGATGTGTTCCACATGCGCATCCGCGCCCACCCCTTCCACGTGCTGCGCATCAACAAGATGCTCTCCTGCGCCGGTGCCGATCGTCTGCAGACCGGCATGCGCGGTGCCTTCGGTAAGCCCAACGGCGTGTGCGCCCGCGTCCGCATCGGTCAGATCCTGCTGTCCATGCGCACCAAGGAGGCGTACGTGCCGCAGGCCTATGAGGccctgcgccgcgccaagATGAAGTTCCCTGGCCGCCAGATCATTGTGACATCCAAGTACTGGGGCTTCACCAACATCCTGCGCACCGAGTACGAGGCTCTGCGCGACGCCGGCAagctcgagcagcgcggcaTCCACTGCAAGATGATCGTCCCCAAGGGCAAGATCACGATGCGCAACGTGATGGCGTaa
- a CDS encoding nascent polypeptide associated complex subunit-like protein, copy 1 (TriTrypDB/GeneDB-style sysID: LpmP.04.0720), whose product MTAEEVQNVAAMADDEVPTLEAAEVPQNAKQSKRYAKAMVKMGLKPELNIMKVNIRKVGSLSFAMVQPEVYRFPGTNTFVIFGEAQLEDTSALAQEAAARAAVSGAAATSSDATASVSAAEDDDDDDDDVGAGDLDEKEINVVMSQANVSRKKAIKALKNNNGDIVNTIMELTM is encoded by the coding sequence ATGACCGCTGAGGAAGTCCAGAACGTCGCGGCGATGGCTGACGACGAGGTGCCGACGCTAGAGGCAGCTGAGGTGCCCCAGAACGCGAAGCAGTCGAAGCGCTACGCCAAGGCCATGGTCAAGATGGGCCTCAAGCCGGAGCTCAACATAATGAAGGTGAACATCCGCAAGGTCGGCTCCCTGTCCTTCGCCATGGTGCAGCCGGAGGTGTACCGCTTCCCCGGCACCAACACCTTCGTGATCTTCGGAGAAGCGCAGTTGGAGGACACAAGCGCGTTGGCGCAGGAGGCCGCCGCCCGGGCTGCCGTCTctggcgccgcggcgacgtCCTCGGACGCCACTGCATCTGTATCCGCCgcagaagacgacgacgacgacgacgacgacgtgggcGCCGGCGACCTGGACGAGAAGGAGATCAACGTGGTGATGAGCCAGGCGAATGTGTCGCGCAAGAAGGCGATCAAGGCGCTGAAGAACAACAACGGCGACATCGTCAACACCATCATGGAGCTGACCATGTAG
- a CDS encoding heat shock protein, putative (TriTrypDB/GeneDB-style sysID: LpmP.04.0730), with translation MFPRRCSGELYEVLGLHAQCTTAEISQQYRRLALRYHPDRNAGATVAQFQRIEEAHRVLSDLRQRQLYDTVGREGLKQLGDYGGGMLGSLLLAVGNVAAGCLLLGFMTAALFISLLISCYKIDAPEEWPSWGVVLIPVWCFLPVLLLASLTVMVASVRRGMYILLLPSVRLLLCIVIAATTAAALDHRITPLIAFIPWVIWYVLGTASDLAILVPTVYTRTHSPPFSEEEAAGGSGNQCTNARVEDPFLPPGGGYDRAGSVADSETTRSSGAEGGLGNDFSRPWKTARYWREVAEVLFEAVCVYTFLALAFQRAMQQEARLGRWGTPPQREGISGIDPVPPVLSFWVILSPLLVYFGAHVLISVAEVYFMGSTVITTPSFPEETPVTEGRSANMAASSSSHQQQQQQGESRRCVGCRECVANVIIRAFPSACGLYMACLWAAKEEYEYNKRTSGPDPSAFLAFLPILVILGAMSFLVCCGGCAVMCIGAAAFTAENTADASVPATARSTSANLFGSSGTAPPDGGGGGGARGAATSSGRESGYRSTASRAPPTLTATGDRGHTHARPSQHAGGTGVNRMAISQGRNTKDVTVEQVD, from the coding sequence ATgtttcctcgtcgctgcagtggtgAACTCTACGAGGTGCTGGGGCTTCATGCGCAATGCACCACAGCCGAGATTTCGCAGCAGTACCGCCGTCTCGCCCTGCGCTACCACCCCGACCGCAATGCAGGCGCAACTGTCGCGCAGTTCCAGCGGATTGAGGAGGCCCACCGTGTCCTCAGCGATttgcggcagcgtcagctgTACGACACCGTCGGCCGCGAAGGCCTGAAGCAACTCGGTGACTATGGCGGTGGAATGCTGGGCagcctgctgctcgccgtTGGCAACGTCGCCGCAGGATGTCTCCTCCTTGGCTTCATGACAGCGGCGCTCTTTATCTCGCTGCTCATCAGTTGCTACAAGATCGACGCCCCGGAGGAGTGGCCCTCGTGGGGTGTCGTGCTCATCCCTGTCTGGTGCTTCCTACCGGTGCTGCTTCTGGCCAGCCTCACAGTGATGGTGGCGAGTGTGCGTCGTGGCATGTACATCCTGTTGCTCCCCAGTGTacgtcttcttctctgcatcGTCATCGCGGCGACAACGGCGGCCGCGCTCGATCACCGCATCACCCCTCTCATCGCCTTCATTCCGTGGGTGATCTGGTACGTCCTGGGGACGGCGAGTGACCTCGCGATCCTGGTGCCAACAGTATACACTCGCACGCACTCGCCTCCGTTCAGTGAGGAAGAAGCagccggtggcagcggtaaTCAGTGCACAAACGCCCGGGTCGAGGACCCGTTCCTGCCGCCTGGCGGTGGCTACGATAGGGCTGGTAGCGTCGCTGACTCAGAGACGACTCGAAGCAGTGGCGCTGAAGGCGGTCTCGGAAACGACTTCTCTCGGCCGTGGAAGACGGCGCGGTACTGGCGCGAAGTGGCGGAAGTGCTCTTCGAggcggtgtgcgtgtacacCTTCCTCGCCTTGGCGTTCCAACGCGCGatgcagcaggaggcgcgCCTTGGACGCTGGGGTACGCCGCCACAACGCGAAGGTATCAGCGGCATCGATCCTGTGCCTCCTGTGCTGAGCTTCTGGGTGATTCTCTCGCCCCTGCTGGTGTACTTTGGCGCGCATGTGCTCATCAGTGTGGCAGAGGTCTACTTTATGGGCTCGACGGTGATCACGACGCCATCGTTTCCAGAGGAGACGCCAGTCACCGAAGGCAGGAGTGCCAACAtggcggcctcgtcgtcgtcgcatcagcagcagcagcagcaaggtgAGAGCCGTCGCTGCGTTGGTTGCAGGGAGTGTGTCGCCAACGTCATCATTCGCGCTTTCCCGTCGGCGTGTGGACTGTACATGGCGTGCCTGTGGGCGGCAAAGGAGGAATACGAGTACAATAAGCGCACCAGCGGCCCCGATCCGTCGGCGTTcctcgctttcctccctATCCTTGTCATTCTTGGGGCCATGTCCTTCCTTGTCTGTTGCGGCGGGTGTGCAGTGATGTGtatcggcgccgccgcgttcACCGCGGAGAACACGGCAGACGCCTCTGTTCCCGCTACGGCACGATCAACGAGCGCCAACCTTTTcggaagcagcggcacagctccccctgatggtggtggtggtggtggtgcgcgcgGTGCCGCGACGAgcagtggcagagagagcggcTACCGCAGCACTGCGTCTCGCGCGCCGCCGACGTTGACGGCCACCGGCGATCGCGGCCACACTCATGCACGACCTAGCCAGCATGCGGGCGGCACCGGCGTGAACAGGATGGCGATCTCTCAAGGTAGAAACACCAAGGATGTTACAGTGGAACAAGTCGATTAG
- a CDS encoding hypothetical protein (TriTrypDB/GeneDB-style sysID: LpmP.04.0740), with the protein MGNNVSVLLQDNAPVPSIVVSTQHEVRASSDLGNGDGGASEPNQPSLLSVGSVVERCPTIRVMATNKAHELLGGSGSASVTREAMWSPPPSPSLSAEEQPVLLVEDCAAPDTFTSSSTYVPVLNAIFAYVEEHRNVCPAPADAQRGSSSSSRAVCPIGIEFDPTLYLGERLSRSETRADFAEYCELFFTHLIIALESAAKRAQADASPATMSTPSYARAAPGVGTAEGVPPRLAILHLDARSCGLDDTTGPWLASSLIMRAVRRTRPYAIVSARASVAGGGEDGFMSYFSPGVKADMMWASLQHVLLTHNSMSLQGIKAVLENLLAEDAMHDVLLQQQGIDVKAQKSMEVMRAVTQGCLFPRQTSQLLPELYLVDVRHNQYSDAEVLMFQQIIRDSAKDEPARTQGTGTALPSEMPAPTPGPAPSASSSSTVFADTAAVPPQQSPEGSSSASHVSPTEYSQADTDNYHNAAHSYVQSPLLQEQQHTAAEQTSATPTGTPTVALAVNQTRWPGKNPPQCYVLQTPRSKHDDTYGYANLPGEVSSGQLGNSRDGAAPEASFASNPSRSITPSQVFSLATPPLTPRGELRKAQPGHRPSGIRVRSRQLSPESSRRSDLTKVDVSATAIDKVPDGLVMSRSARILRSLSPHSELRVKAPVATSSTPATQQQTSTPQSPGVLNTRTPASSPHRVDTEVLQRTYKVLKAQLSEGASKAPVAATPSQSTTRRQRMPTPRSPRLNCGKAELGGAEVELQNLPLHQHHRPNLHLQHHLWQRGTRGDHSPSSGRAEDELWIDEVYTQSHGRGTSPDLGTSSRRRYYGIPALAPPVPPFASSARAPTAMLAAGLRKCRETPPQVASRWASPASARRWLRTTYEDIKRRVISPRHLHKERLEMAQYEAAAAAETRAREWMRKCSVQLSSSGLNSESSHSVSAPQHPVRQPSPSLQVESGVTCGEHPSLSDLLSPSPVPQRPAAELGVEAEATSSVRPTDLNGESASAHTSSAHEKPHADAATTPSAEQDSPALQYHRPSTEAPMTTIPTKFRLSTALPPHIAPRGTVTSQLRKVIKQRQRRFSEVEEHENTYHARNWQPQTKHRPTSVTAAMRAPWAQPEEMAAVLYDQKRRAIANSLRGDAAPQRGWDPSVHSASRNESLALAPAQVQGLWKPATVVSTPAYTEHGREPVHMKLRTRGRAAC; encoded by the coding sequence ATGGGGAACAATGTCTCTGTGCTGCTTCAGGACAACGCGCCGGTGCCGAGCATCGTCGTATCGACCCAACACGAGGTGCGCGCCAGCTCAGACCTCGGcaatggcgacggcggcgcgagCGAGCCGAATCAgccgtcgttgctgtcgGTAGGCAGCGTGGTGGAGCGGTGCCCAACGATACGCGTCATGGCGACCAACAAAGCGCACGAGCTTTtaggcggcagcggctcagCCAGCGTCACCCGGGAAGCGATGtggtcaccgccaccatcgccgtcACTATCAGCGGAGGAGCAGCCCGTGTTGCTAGTGGAGGACTGTGCGGCCCCCGATACCTTCACCAGTTCGAGCACGTACGTGCCAGTGCTGAACGCCATCTTCGCCTACGTCGAGGAGCACAGAAATGTTTGCCCAGCGCCGGCCGACGCAcaaagaggcagcagcagcagcagcagggcggtCTGCCCTATCGGCATCGAATTTGACCCGACGCTGTACCTTGGGGAGCGACTGAGCAGGAGCGAGACACGCGCTGACTTCGCCGAGTACTGCGAGCTCTTCTTCACACATCTCATCATCGCGCTCGAGAGCGCTGCAAAGAGGGCGCAGGCGGACGCCTCACCAGCAACGATGTCGACGCCCTCCTACGCGAGAGCCGCACCTGGGGTAGGGACCGCCGAGGGTGTGCCACCGCGGCTCGCTATCCTGCACCTGGACGCGCGCTCGTGTGGGCTCGACGACACGACAGGGCCGTGGCTCGCGTCGTCGCTGATAATGCGCGCCGTCCGTCGCACGCGCCCCTACGCAATCGTCTCCGCCCGTGCGAGCGtggctggcggcggcgaagacggGTTCATGTCGTACTTTTCGCCAGGGGTCAAGGCGGATATGATGTGGGCATCGTTGCAGCACGTCCTGCTCACGCACAACAGCATGTCCCTCCAAGGCATCAAGGCGGTCCTGGAGAACCTGTTGGCAGAAGACGCCATGCACGACGtcctgctccagcagcagggtATCGACGTCAAGGCACAGAAGTCAATGGAGGTGATGAGGGCTGTCACGCAGGGCTGCCTGTTCCCTCGCCAAACCTCGCAGCTCCTGCCAGAGCTGTATCTTGTCGATGTGCGCCACAATCAGTACAGCGATGCTGAGGTGCTGATGTTTCAGCAGATTATTCGTGACTCCGCTAAAGACGAGccagcgcgcacacagggcaccggcaccgctcTACCGTCAGAGATGCCGGCGCCAACCCCAGGTCCAGCGCCGTCCgcttcgtcctcctcgacaGTTTTTGCCGACACTGCCGCGGTGCCACCACAGCAATCACCGGaggggagcagcagtgcctctCATGTCTCACCGACCGAATATAGCCAGGCAGACACCGACAATTACCACAACGCTGCCCATTCCTACGTGCAGTCACCACTgttgcaggagcagcagcacactgcTGCCGAACAGACCAGTGCCACACCGACTGGTACACCTACTGTCGCTCTTGCAGTCAACCAAACTCGCTGGCCAGGCAAGAATCCTCCGCAGTGCTACGTGTTGCAGACGCCGCGCAGCAAGCACGACGACACGTATGGGTATGCAAACCTGCCCGGCGAAGTCTCCAGTGGACAACTCGGGAACAGCCGCGATGGCGCAGCTCCAGAGGCCTCCTTCGCATCAAACCCCTCCAGGTCCATCACCCCGTCACAGGTGTTCTCCTTAGCGACGCCGCCTCTCACGCCACGCGGTGAGTTGCGCAAGGCCCAGCCGGGGCACCGCCCCTCGGGTATCCGGGTGCGCTCCCGTCAACTCTCACCCGAAAGCAGCCGGCGGTCTGACCTCACCAAGGTGGACGTCTCCGCGACAGCGATTGATAAGGTGCCAGATGGCCTCGTCATGAGTCGCAGCGCCCGCATATTGCGcagcctctcccctcactccGAGTTGCGGGTGAAGGCGCCTGTCGCAACCTCCTCGACACCcgcaacacagcagcagaccTCGACACCCCAATCCCCAGGCGTGCTGAACACTCGCACCCCTGCATCCTCTCCGCACCGCGTTGACACTGAAGTGCTACAGCGGACCTACAAAGTGCTGAAGGCCCAGCTGTCGGAGGGCGCGAGTAAGGCACCAGTAGCAGCGACGCCCTCGCAGTCAACaacacggcggcagcgcatgcCAACCCCGCGATCGCCACGGCTGAACTGTGGGAAAGCTGAGCTAGgcggcgccgaggtggagctgcagaacctgccgctgcaccagcaccaccgtccCAACCTCCACCTACAGCACCATTTGTGGCAGAGGGGCACCCGAGGTGATCACAGCCCCAGCAGCGGTCGCGCAGAAGACGAGCTGTGGATAGATGAGGTCTACACGCAGAGCCATGGCCGCGGCACTTCTCCAGATCTCGGCACAAGTAGTCGGCGGCGGTACTACGGCATCCCAGCCCTCGCCCCGCCGGTGCcgcccttcgcctcctccgcgcgcGCCCCTACCGCCATGTTGGCAGCTGGTCTGCGCAAGTGTCGCGAGACCCCACCCCAGGTGGCCTCGCGGTGGGCGTCCCCGGCATCGGCGCGTCGGTGGCTCAGAACCACCTATGAGGACATCAAGAGACGCGTCATCTCACCGCGTCATCTTCACAAGGAGCGGCTGGAGATGGCACAGTAcgaggccgcagcggccgccgagACACGGGCTAGGGAGTGGATGCGCAAGTGCTCGGTGCAGCTAAGTTCGTCGGGGCTGAACAGCGAGAGCAGCCACTCTGTCtccgcgccgcagcacccgGTACGCCAGCCGAGCCCATCTCTACAGGTGGAGAGCGGGGTGACGTGTGGGGagcatccctctctctcagacctgctgtctccctccccggtgccgcagcggccagcagcagagctaggggtggaggcggaggccaCCTCATCAGTGAGGCCGACGGACCTCAACGGTGAGTCggcaagcgcgcacacaagcagcgcTCATGAGAAACCTCATGCAGACGCCGCAACAACACCCAGCGCTGAGCAAGACTCGCCAGCATTGCAGTACCACCGGCCATCCACCGAAGCGCCGATGACCACCATCCCCACCAAATTCCGCCTgtcgacagcgctgccgccgcacatCGCGCCGCGTGGAACCGTGACAAGCCAACTGCGCAAGGTCATcaagcagcgccaacgccgctTTTCTGAAGTGGAAGAACACGAGAATACGTACCACGCCAGAAACTGGCAGCCGCAAACGAAGCATCGGCCCACTAGCGTCACGGCTGCAATGCGCGCGCCGTGGGCCCAGccggaggagatggcggcggtgctgtacGATCAGAAGCGGCGTGCGATCGCCAACTCCCTTCGTGGCGACGCGGCCCCCCAACGGGGGTGGGACCCGTCAGTACATAGTGCCAGCCGCAATGAGAGCCTCGCTCTGGCGCCAGCGCAAGTTCAGGGATTGTGGAAGCCTGCCACGGTTGTGTCCACACCGGCGTACACCGAGCACGGCAGGGAGCCGGTGCACATGAAGCTGCGCACCCGCGGACGGGCAGCCTGCTGA
- a CDS encoding hypothetical protein (TriTrypDB/GeneDB-style sysID: LpmP.04.0750), protein MIDPSYDKARKPYVPIDTCSPGGTWVEERRYNHVRPTVTGAATAATETDARGASLRTAESLTAADRRPCRVLCGNWQEEDALERDLLAIQEAQQQLQQSRVDGEPLTSSSAPVQHMQTFLKSGWSPAATMEVITQKPNGIYTGGHTSTPYLTCDSRHPAMRDLKSTYRVDFSSTSSDVASLRRPDLGVRSQRLMEQTRAAAKEMQAANVRAHQEQLLLREASMKWMSRSSGPNISEYRATMCDENAVLPVVEELSQEYLSDEPITLYTGNPKTGKTMVVHGKTPVDPVSSSRFGKHSHFTEFKYAY, encoded by the coding sequence ATGATCGATCCCAGCTACGATAAGGCGCGGAAGCCTTACGTCCCTATCGACACCTGCAGTCCGGGCGGGACgtgggtggaggagcgcCGGTACAACCACGTGCGGCCCACCGTCACGGGAGCGGCCACGGCGGCCACAGAAACCGACGCGAGAGGTGCCTCCTTGCGGACTGCAGAGAGCTTGACGGCAGCGGACCGTCGCCCGTGTCGAGTGCTCTGCGGTAACTGGCAAGAAGAAGATGCACTGGAGCGCGACCTGCTTGCGATCCAGGaggcccagcagcagcttcaacAGAGCCGCGTGGATGGCGAGCCGCtgacgtcgtcctcggcgccgGTGCAACACATGCAAACATTCCTCAAGTCCGGCTGGAGCCCGGCAGCCACGATGGAAGTCATCACACAGAAGCCCAACGGCATCTACACGGGCGGCCACACGAGCACGCCGTACCTGACGTGCGACTCGCGCCATCCGGCCATGCGCGACCTGAAGTCGACCTACCGTGTAGACTTCAGCAGCACGAGTAGCGATgtggcatcgctgcggcggccggaCTTGGGGGTGCGCAGCCAGAGGCTGATGGAGCAgacgagggcggcggcgaaggagaTGCAGGCTGCCAACGTGCGGGCGCaccaggagcagctgctgctgcgcgaggcgagCATGAAGTGGATGAGTCGCTCCAGCGGCCCGAACATCTCCGAGTACCGCGCGACTATGTGCGACGAGAACGCGGTGCTGCCCGTAGTGGAAGAGCTCTCGCAGGAATACCTCAGCGACGAGCCCATCACTCTCTACACCGGAAACCCGAAAACTGGCAAGACAATGGTGGTTCACGGCAAGACGCCGGTCGACCCAGTGAGCTCGTCGCGCTTCGGCAAGCACTCCCACTTCACTGAGTTTAAGTATGCCTATTAG
- a CDS encoding hypothetical protein (TriTrypDB/GeneDB-style sysID: LpmP.04.0760), whose translation MAHKKQAWAKRVKKERFKKKYLTRMQATRLLQMESIQFRRLCILKGVYPRALTRSKQKQSGNEKQYYLAREIKWLVRDHIAEKMMTYRAWEKKVKRAEAMGRADDLKALQSSRVKPRHSLVATIKERYPYFIDAIRDVDDAMSMIHMYAFLSPEIKSESTIEIHHSLTSGLSEKAKEMCHRWNRYIARAHVLTKGFISIKGYYYEAIIKGERVRWLCPHEYAHRFPPGIQQYVMLSFLEFYLEMMKFVLFKLESDLARDEADRLAIEDEEGLTRANAEDFASGAALAVLDVGANQAQAKVKEAESKRSLMEEELLKVRELFRGLTFYISREVPAKHFALIINACGGRVATDYVASNITHVVVDRPALPPGWQQHDQMEYVQPQYIFDCLNARQMLPVTGYRIGEDLPPHVSPFSVSITNSAEDNAAVEQVKKDHPRIVGYVPARVHEIRKLINPSYSPVDPEGKVAQLEDEYSDEEMHVAVPEMDMEDDVSLSGDELAEARKKPGWQEEEVTEEVQRPKLSAFKVKKQREMNLMNAPTNEVVARRRQALRKAQEKLRQSETPEARLQRKMSDVKRQEAVTRKMQLQVARKKAARFYKMVSGVVQGTAKKAATLEAKAKHIAEGKLHKTEDGKGLVNARLAARRQRAEAKGKKLKEKKADNPYKKLPKWVQ comes from the coding sequence atggcTCACAAGAAACAGGCATGGGCGAAGCGAGTGAAGAAGGAGCGCTTCAAGAAGAAGTACCTGACGCGCATGCAGGCGACGCGGCTACTCCAGATGGAGTCCATTCAGTTCCGGCGCCTGTGCATTCTCAAGGGCGTCTACCCCCGCGCCCTCACCCGCAGCAAGCAAAAGCAAAGCGGCAACGAGAAGCAGTACTACCTCGCCCGCGAAATAAAGTGGCTGGTGCGCGACCACATCGCAGAGAAGATGATGACGTACCGGGCTTGGGAAAAGAAAGTGAAGCgggcggaggcgatgggCCGCGCCGACGACctcaaggcgctgcagagctCACGCGTGAAGCCGCGCCACAGCCTGGTGGCGACGATTAAGGAGCGCTACCCGTACTTTATCGACGCCATTCGCGACGTGGACGACGCCATGTCTATGATCCACATGTACGCGTTCCTTAGCCCGGAGATCAAGTCGGAGAGCACCATCGAGATACACCACTCCCTCACCTCCGGCCTGAGTGAGAAGGCCAAGGAAATGTGCCATCGTTGGAACCGCTACatcgcacgcgcacacgtgctgaCGAAGGGCTTCATCTCCATCAAAGGTTATTACTACGAAGCAATCATCAAGGGTGAGCGGGTGCGGTGGCTATGCCCGCACGAGTATGCTCACCGCTTCCCCCCGGGCATCCAGCAGTATGTAATGCTCAGCTTCCTTGAGTTTTACCTGGAGATGATGAAGTTCGTCCTGTTCAAGCTCGAGTCGGACCTAGCGCGAGATGAGGCGGACCGACTGGCAATCGAAGATGAGGAGGGCCTTACGCGCGCAAACGCTGAGGACTTTGCgagcggtgcggcgctggctGTATTAGACGTGGGGGCTAACCAGGCGCAGGCCAAGGTAAAGGAGGCGGAGTCGAAGCGGTCGCTGATGGAGGAAGAGCTGCTCAAGGTCCGCGAGCTGTTCCGCGGGCTGACCTTCTACATCTCGCGCGAGGTGCCTGCGAAGCACTTCGCGCTCATCATTAATGCGTGCGGCGGCCGCGTAGCGACCGACTACGTGGCGTCGAACATCACTCATGTCGTCGTTGACCgcccagcgctgccgccagggTGGCAACAGCACGACCAGATGGAATATGTGCAGCCGCAGTACATCTTTGACTGCCTGAATGCACGGCAGATGCTCCCGGTGACGGGCTACCGCATCGGCGAGGATCTGCCGCCGCACGTGTCGCCCTTCTCCGTCTCCATCACGAACTCCGCCGAGGACaacgcggcggtggagcaggTGAAGAAGGACCACCCGAGGATTGTCGGCTACGTGCCGGCGCGCGTGCATGAGATTCGAAAGCTGATCAACCCGTCTTACTCTCCCGTCGACCCAGAGGggaaggtggcgcagctggaggacgaGTATAGCGACGAGGAGATGCACGTGGCGGTGCCGGAGATGGACATGGAGGACgacgtctcgctctctggcgACGAGCTTGCCGAAGCGCGCAAGAAGCCAGGgtggcaggaggaggaggtcaccgaggaggtgcagcggccgAAGCTGTCGGCCTTTAaggtgaagaagcagcgcgagATGAACCTGATGAACGCGCCGACGaacgaggtggtggcgcggcggcggcaggcaCTGCGCAAGGCACAAGAAAAATTGCGCCAGTCAGAGACACCCGAGGCACGTCTGCAGCGCAAGATGAGCGACGTGAAGCGCCAGGAGGCGGTGACACGCAagatgcagctgcaggtcgCCCGCAAGAAGGCCGCACGCTTTTACAAGATGGTCAGCGGTGTGGTTCAGGGCACGGCAAAGAAGGCCGCGACCctggaggcgaaggcgaagCACATTGCCGAAGGAAAGCTGCACAAGACCGAGGATGGCAAGGGACTCGTCAACGCGCGGCtagcggcgcggcggcagcgggcgGAAGCGAAGGGCAAGAAGCtcaaggagaagaaggccgACAACCCATACAAGAAGCTGCCCAAGTGGGTTCAGTAG
- a CDS encoding peptide deformylase, putative (TriTrypDB/GeneDB-style sysID: LpmP.04.0770) produces MRASAAAAVAAVRVDLRTLHTTTRVAGDGVGTASHAAHASAHLAAVAPSPHSGLTLPSFMRGGTSPATFTTRTQSVGRCGCAAAGEQHRLCSTAGSSSNSNFASGSCPYMPGQAVQETYPIIQLPARSLWCRQYALDPRQVAQGEYAGLISQVKEARHYYQYPSMSAPQTGWNVQMFTLFDDSIFINPVNLDEEAWRAEAAQRGMSWVDFEEEKMRELRVGGLTGFAWEPCASSGFLLHYIERPLTVRVQALDEHGEPFTVTLDKMRARMALHELDHLQGVLFTRRVVDTDHVVPMEGFVTMSDWSDDYPSLEARSTFLYTIFTPPYHFVSDAVPDGNLLDRKFEDGIYPGCVQDRQQRIELTAMAEIQRNAWRREKAKREESDRQRSHGDVPAEEEDGSDADAPAASARTCSAEAK; encoded by the coding sequence AtgcgcgcctctgccgcagctgcggtggcggcggtacGTGTCGACTTGCGGACGCTCCACACGACGACTCGTGTCgctggcgacggcgtcggTACGGCATCGCACGCCGCCCACGCGTCGGCACatctcgctgctgttgcaccCTCACCCCACTCTGGTCTCACCCTGCCTTCTTTCATGCGCGGTGGTACGTCGCCCGCTACTTTTACCACCCGCACTCAGAGTGTTGGTcgctgtgggtgtgcagctgcgggcgagcagcaccgactCTGCAGTACTGCCGGCAGctccagcaacagcaacttCGCGAGTGGAAGTTGTCCGTATATGCCTGGGCAAGCGGTGCAGGAGACGTACCCGATCATCCAGCTTCCCGCACGCTCACTGTGGTGCCGGCAGTACGCACTGGACCCTCGACAGGTGGCTCAGGGCGAGTACGCCGGGCTCATCTCccaggtgaaggaggcgcgACATTACTACCAGTACCCATCGATGAGTGCGCCGCAGACGGGGTGGAATGTGCAGATGTTCACCCTCTTCGACGACTCGATCTTTATCAACCCAGTCAACCTCGATGAGGAGGCCTGGCGAGCCGAAGCCGCGCAGCGCGGCATGTCGTGGGTCGACtttgaggaagagaagatgcGCGAGCTGCGCGTTGGGGGGCTGACCGGGTTTGCCTGGGAGCCGTGCGCGAGCAGCGGGTTCCTGCTGCACTACATTGAGCGCCCGCTAACAGTGCGGGTGCAGGCGTTGGATGAGCACGGTGAGCCGTTCACTGTGACGCTGGACAAGATGCGAGCACGGATGGCGCTACATGAACTGGATCACCTCCAAGGCGTGCTCTTCACGCGGCGCGTGGTGGACACGGACCACGTCGTTCCCATGGAGGGCTTCGTGACTATGAGCGACTGGAGCGACGACTACCCCTCGCTGGAGGCACGCAGCACGTTTCTTTATACCATCTTCACACCACCCTATCACTTTGTTTCCGACGCTGTGCCGGATGGTAACCTACTGGACCGCAAGTTTGAGGACGGCATCTACCCCGGCTGTGTGCAGGatcgccagcagcgcatcgagcTAACGGCGATGGCGGAGATTCAGCGCAATGCCTGGCGAAGGGAAAAGGCGAagcgggaagagagcgaccggcagcgcagccatGGAGATGTGccagcagaagaagaggacgGTAGCGATGCCGATGCACCAGCTGCGTCAGCACGCACATGTAGCGCTGAGGCGAAATGA